The Rhodoferax sediminis genome has a segment encoding these proteins:
- a CDS encoding PilN domain-containing protein — translation MILINLLPHREAARKQRRDAFYASLGAAALIGGLLSGGIYLWYQAQISSQQSKNNYLQAENKRLDSQIKDIASLQTEIAALRARQQAVEDLQSDRNLPVNLLNELAKQLPDGVYITSMVQEKQKVTLKGVAQSNERVSELLRNLSNSSPWLDHPELVEIVAGTVALSARDQRRVSNFTLSVALKRPSDPSKPASGASAAAPHPAAPAATPAKP, via the coding sequence GTGATCCTGATCAACCTGCTGCCGCACCGGGAGGCGGCACGCAAGCAGCGGCGCGATGCGTTTTATGCCTCACTGGGAGCCGCCGCACTGATCGGGGGGCTGCTGTCGGGCGGAATTTATCTCTGGTACCAGGCCCAAATTTCCAGCCAGCAGAGCAAGAACAACTACCTGCAGGCCGAAAACAAGCGGCTCGACAGCCAAATCAAGGACATTGCCAGCCTGCAGACCGAGATTGCCGCGCTGCGCGCGCGCCAGCAGGCAGTGGAAGATCTGCAATCGGACCGCAACCTGCCGGTGAACCTGCTCAACGAACTTGCCAAGCAGTTGCCGGATGGCGTGTACATCACCAGCATGGTCCAGGAAAAGCAGAAAGTGACACTGAAGGGCGTGGCGCAATCCAACGAACGTGTTTCCGAACTGCTGCGCAACCTGTCCAACAGCAGCCCCTGGCTGGACCACCCCGAACTGGTGGAAATTGTGGCGGGCACGGTGGCGCTCAGTGCCAGAGACCAGCGCCGGGTATCGAATTTCACGCTGAGCGTGGCGTTGAAGCGACCCAGTGATCCTTCCAAACCTGCATCCGGTGCCAGTGCTGCTGCGCCACATCCCGCTGCGCCCGCTGCAACGCCGGCGAAGCCGTAA
- a CDS encoding type 4a pilus biogenesis protein PilO, with amino-acid sequence MATKSKISPDLSAHLARLQSQFRGLNPNDPSSWPALPRNLLAAAVALLVVVILWFVWLNNSDAELEADRAQEVTLRADYQKKVAQAVNLDALKKQREQVLQYVTQLEKQLPSKAEMDALLSDINQAGLGRSLQFDLFRPGQVVVRDYYAELPIAVRVTGSYHDIGAFASDIANLSRIVTLNNLSIVPGKDGALSMDATAKTFRYLDQDEIEAQRKAAAPKGAKK; translated from the coding sequence ATGGCCACCAAATCCAAAATCAGCCCTGACCTGTCGGCCCATCTGGCCCGGCTGCAATCGCAATTCCGCGGCCTGAATCCAAACGATCCCTCCTCATGGCCCGCCCTGCCGCGCAACCTGCTGGCGGCGGCGGTGGCGCTGCTGGTGGTTGTTATCTTGTGGTTCGTCTGGCTCAACAACTCCGACGCCGAACTGGAGGCAGATCGCGCCCAGGAAGTCACGCTGCGCGCGGATTACCAGAAAAAGGTGGCGCAGGCCGTGAATCTGGATGCCTTGAAGAAGCAGCGCGAACAGGTTCTGCAGTATGTGACGCAGCTGGAAAAGCAGCTCCCCAGCAAGGCCGAGATGGACGCCTTGTTGTCGGACATCAACCAGGCGGGCCTCGGGCGCAGCCTGCAGTTCGACCTGTTCCGTCCCGGGCAGGTCGTGGTCAGGGATTACTACGCGGAACTGCCCATCGCGGTGCGGGTGACGGGCAGTTATCACGATATCGGCGCCTTTGCCTCCGACATCGCCAACCTGTCGCGGATCGTGACCCTGAACAACCTGAGCATCGTGCCGGGGAAAGATGGCGCGCTGTCCATGGATGCCACCGCCAAGACCTTCCGCTACCTCGACCAGGATGAGATTGAAGCCCAGCGCAAGGCCGCTGCGCCCAAGGGAGCCAAGAAATGA
- a CDS encoding pilus assembly protein PilP, whose translation MTVARMALVCLATLVLAGCGASDHEELQEWMTAQRNAAHPRITPISEPKQFIPQSYTEAGVIDPFSLQKLTQALKRESGQGASNAALVAPELARRKEPLEAFPLDAMVMVGSMDKAGKPVALVRVDNLLYQVRQGNYLGQNYGRITKITETEVTLREIVQDAAGEWIERVATLQLQERSK comes from the coding sequence ATGACAGTCGCGCGCATGGCTCTGGTCTGCCTGGCCACGCTGGTGCTGGCGGGCTGCGGTGCCTCCGACCACGAAGAGTTGCAGGAGTGGATGACCGCGCAGCGCAACGCCGCGCATCCCCGCATCACTCCTATTTCCGAGCCCAAGCAGTTCATTCCGCAAAGTTACACCGAAGCCGGTGTGATAGACCCCTTCAGCCTGCAAAAGCTGACCCAGGCACTTAAGCGCGAGTCCGGCCAGGGCGCCTCCAATGCAGCGCTGGTGGCCCCCGAGCTGGCGCGCCGCAAGGAGCCGCTGGAGGCGTTTCCGCTGGACGCCATGGTCATGGTCGGAAGCATGGACAAGGCGGGCAAGCCGGTGGCGCTGGTGCGGGTCGACAACCTGCTGTACCAGGTTCGCCAGGGCAACTACCTGGGGCAGAACTATGGACGGATCACCAAGATCACCGAAACAGAAGTCACTTTGCGCGAAATTGTGCAGGACGCCGCTGGCGAATGGATTGAACGCGTTGCCACGTTGCAGCTGCAAGAGAGGTCAAAATAA
- the pilQ gene encoding type IV pilus secretin PilQ, whose translation MDHQNMTAYRALRYIGVALGAALISLSAYAQNAIEAVTGSIQGGTEVIRIDLTQPLAAVPTGFSIQVPARIALDFPGVTNGLGRSTVDINQGNLKSVNVVQAGERTRVVLNLKRIAAYKTEIQGKSLLISLESTAAAGPAVAATSTFAENGNRDTLPIKNLDFRRGTGDTGKVVVDLANDQVGVDIRQQGQTLVVEFMKSSLPEGLRRRLDVADFGTPVQTITTFQSGDRVRMVIEPKGAWEHSAYQSGNQFVVEVRPQKIDPTKLTQGPGYNGEKLSLNFQNIEVRALLQVIADFTNFNVVTSDSVTGSLTLRLKDVPWDQALDIILQAKGLGMRKNGNVLWIAPKDELDAKEKRDLESQAAIQGLEPLRTQSFQLNYAKAVTIAGQLNGVGIAGAGGGGGGAAGGTGSARILSPRGSVIAEPRTNQLFVSDIASKLDQVQQLISKLDIPVRQVLIEARIVEATDTFSKSLGVRLGGGIINGRSSFGTTPTGSPPPGLATTTYSVTNTGGITTSTATATNPLFNNGNFINLPATSNDSNSPGTFALSLFNSSVSRMLNLEISALEADGKGKVVSSPRVVTADQTKAIIEQGTQLPYQTATSSGATSIAFQKANLSLEVTPQITPEGNIILDLDVSNDSVGQATSAGFAINTKHVKTQVLVENGGTVVIGGIYTLTETNNTDKVPLLGDIPVVGNLFKTNSRVSNKQEMLVFITPKMITDRNAAR comes from the coding sequence ATGGATCACCAGAATATGACGGCATACCGGGCGTTGCGCTACATCGGGGTAGCCCTGGGGGCCGCGCTGATCTCGCTGTCCGCGTATGCGCAAAATGCGATCGAAGCCGTCACCGGCTCGATCCAGGGCGGCACCGAAGTGATCCGGATCGACTTGACGCAACCGCTGGCGGCGGTCCCCACAGGGTTCTCGATCCAGGTGCCGGCCAGAATCGCGCTCGACTTTCCGGGGGTGACGAACGGCCTGGGCCGCTCCACCGTGGACATCAACCAGGGCAACCTGAAGTCTGTCAATGTCGTGCAGGCGGGAGAGCGCACGCGGGTGGTGCTCAACCTCAAGCGGATCGCGGCCTACAAGACCGAAATTCAGGGCAAGTCGCTGCTGATCTCGCTGGAGTCGACCGCCGCTGCAGGCCCGGCCGTGGCCGCAACGTCCACTTTCGCCGAAAACGGCAATCGCGATACCCTGCCTATCAAAAACCTCGATTTCCGGCGCGGCACGGGCGACACCGGCAAGGTCGTGGTGGACCTGGCGAACGACCAGGTCGGGGTCGACATTCGCCAGCAGGGCCAGACCCTCGTGGTGGAGTTCATGAAGTCGTCGCTGCCCGAGGGGCTGCGCCGCCGGCTGGACGTGGCGGACTTCGGCACGCCGGTGCAGACCATCACCACGTTCCAGTCGGGCGACCGGGTGCGTATGGTGATCGAACCCAAAGGCGCCTGGGAGCACAGTGCCTACCAGAGCGGCAACCAGTTTGTCGTAGAAGTCCGGCCGCAAAAAATCGACCCGACCAAACTGACCCAGGGCCCCGGTTACAACGGCGAAAAGCTGTCGCTGAATTTCCAGAACATCGAAGTTCGCGCGCTGCTGCAGGTGATCGCTGATTTCACCAACTTCAACGTGGTCACCTCCGACTCGGTGACGGGCTCCTTGACGCTGCGGCTCAAGGACGTGCCGTGGGACCAAGCGCTGGACATTATTCTGCAGGCCAAGGGCCTGGGCATGCGCAAGAACGGCAACGTGCTGTGGATCGCCCCCAAGGATGAGCTCGACGCCAAGGAAAAGCGCGATCTGGAGTCGCAGGCCGCCATCCAGGGGCTGGAGCCCTTGCGGACCCAGTCGTTCCAGCTCAACTACGCCAAGGCGGTCACCATTGCCGGGCAGTTGAATGGTGTCGGGATTGCCGGAGCCGGCGGTGGCGGTGGCGGCGCGGCCGGCGGTACCGGCAGTGCGCGCATCTTGAGCCCGCGCGGCAGCGTCATTGCCGAGCCGCGTACCAACCAGCTGTTCGTATCCGACATCGCCTCCAAGCTGGATCAGGTGCAGCAACTCATCAGCAAGCTCGATATTCCGGTACGCCAGGTACTGATCGAGGCGCGCATCGTAGAGGCGACCGACACCTTCAGCAAGTCGCTGGGCGTCAGGCTGGGCGGGGGCATCATCAATGGAAGATCCTCCTTCGGCACCACACCGACGGGCAGCCCGCCTCCCGGTCTTGCCACAACGACCTACTCCGTCACGAATACCGGCGGGATCACGACGTCAACGGCAACAGCCACCAACCCGCTGTTCAACAACGGCAACTTCATCAATTTGCCGGCCACGTCGAACGACAGCAATTCACCCGGCACGTTCGCGCTGTCGCTGTTCAACTCCAGTGTTTCGCGCATGCTGAACCTGGAGATTTCAGCGTTAGAGGCCGATGGCAAGGGCAAGGTGGTGTCCAGCCCGCGCGTCGTCACGGCCGACCAGACCAAGGCCATCATCGAGCAGGGCACCCAGCTGCCCTACCAGACGGCAACCTCCAGTGGCGCCACCTCGATCGCCTTCCAGAAGGCCAACCTGTCGCTCGAAGTCACGCCGCAAATCACGCCCGAAGGCAACATCATCCTGGACCTGGATGTGAGCAACGACTCCGTGGGCCAGGCCACCTCGGCCGGTTTTGCGATCAACACCAAGCACGTCAAGACCCAGGTGCTGGTCGAGAACGGCGGCACCGTGGTGATCGGTGGTATTTACACATTGACGGAGACCAACAACACCGACAAGGTGCCGCTGCTGGGTGATATTCCGGTGGTGGGCAATCTGTTCAAGACCAATTCGCGCGTTTCCAACAAGCAGGAAATGCTGGTGTTCATCACGCCGAAAATGATCACCGACCGCAACGCGGCACGCTGA
- a CDS encoding shikimate kinase gives MQGVALVGLPGSGKSTVGRQLARRLQLPFIDSDPVIERRLGCSIRAYFEREGEESFRDVEEAVLDELTQTHAGVLSTGGGAVLRAANRERLRTRSHVVYLHSAPEEVFRRLRRDVNRPLLQVDDPLSRLRELYAVRDPLYREASHFVIETGRPSVVTLVNMIVMQLELAGIVPPH, from the coding sequence GTGCAGGGCGTAGCGCTTGTCGGCCTTCCCGGCTCCGGCAAATCCACCGTCGGGCGGCAACTCGCCCGGCGGCTTCAGCTTCCCTTTATCGACTCTGATCCGGTGATCGAGCGCCGCTTGGGCTGCTCGATCCGTGCGTATTTCGAGCGCGAGGGCGAAGAGAGCTTCCGCGACGTGGAAGAGGCGGTGCTCGACGAGCTGACGCAGACCCACGCCGGCGTGCTGTCCACCGGCGGCGGCGCGGTGCTGCGCGCCGCCAACCGCGAGCGGCTGCGCACGCGCAGCCACGTGGTGTACCTGCACTCGGCGCCCGAGGAGGTGTTTCGCCGCCTGCGCCGCGATGTGAACCGGCCGCTGCTGCAGGTGGACGACCCCTTGAGCCGCCTGCGCGAGCTGTATGCGGTGCGCGACCCTTTGTACCGCGAAGCGTCGCACTTCGTGATCGAAACCGGGCGCCCCTCGGTGGTCACGCTGGTCAACATGATCGTGATGCAGCTGGAACTGGCCGGCATCGTTCCGCCACACTAG
- the aroB gene encoding 3-dehydroquinate synthase, with translation MQATTVTAAAPLAQVQIRLGERSYPIAIGTALLDNPATWSALPRAATALIVTNTTVAPLYAQRLQAALAGRYGVIHTVVLPDGEEFKTWATLNLIFDALLQHGSDRKTVLFALGGGVVGDMTGFAAASYMRGVPFVQVPTTLLAQVDSSVGGKTAINHPLGKNMIGAFYQPQLVVCDLDTLQTLPARELSAGLAEIIKYGPIADMAFFGWIEANLPALLAREPAKLAHAVKRSCEIKARVVAQDERDVGLRAMLNFGHTFGHAIEAGLGYGAWLHGEGVGCGMVMAATLSQRLGLVDEAFVQRLTALIRSAGLPVQGPKLASTDNAGRYLELMRVDKKAEAGEIRFVVIAAPGSAALRSAPDALVRAVVDACCA, from the coding sequence ATGCAAGCCACCACCGTTACCGCCGCCGCGCCCCTTGCGCAGGTGCAAATCCGCCTGGGCGAGCGCAGCTACCCGATTGCGATTGGCACCGCCCTGCTGGACAACCCCGCCACCTGGTCGGCGCTGCCGCGCGCTGCTACTGCCCTGATCGTGACCAACACCACCGTTGCACCCCTGTATGCACAGCGTTTGCAAGCCGCCCTGGCGGGCCGCTATGGCGTGATCCACACCGTGGTGCTGCCCGACGGCGAGGAATTCAAGACCTGGGCCACGTTGAACCTGATTTTCGACGCGCTGCTGCAGCACGGCAGCGACCGCAAGACCGTGCTGTTCGCGCTGGGCGGCGGCGTGGTGGGCGACATGACGGGCTTTGCCGCAGCCAGCTACATGCGCGGCGTGCCCTTTGTGCAGGTGCCGACCACGCTCCTGGCGCAGGTCGACTCATCGGTCGGCGGCAAAACCGCCATCAACCACCCGCTAGGCAAGAACATGATCGGCGCGTTCTACCAGCCGCAGCTCGTCGTGTGCGACCTCGACACGCTGCAGACGTTGCCGGCGCGTGAGCTCAGCGCCGGACTGGCCGAGATCATCAAGTATGGGCCGATTGCCGACATGGCTTTTTTCGGCTGGATCGAGGCGAACCTGCCGGCGCTGCTGGCGCGCGAACCCGCAAAGCTGGCGCATGCCGTCAAGCGCAGTTGCGAGATCAAGGCGCGCGTGGTCGCTCAAGACGAGCGCGATGTGGGCCTGCGCGCCATGCTCAATTTTGGCCACACGTTTGGCCACGCCATCGAGGCGGGCCTGGGCTACGGCGCGTGGCTGCACGGCGAGGGCGTTGGCTGCGGCATGGTGATGGCGGCGACGCTGTCGCAGCGGCTCGGTCTGGTGGACGAGGCGTTCGTGCAGCGGCTGACCGCGCTGATTCGCAGCGCCGGTTTGCCCGTGCAGGGGCCGAAACTGGCGAGCACCGACAACGCGGGCCGCTATCTGGAGTTGATGCGCGTGGACAAAAAGGCCGAGGCCGGCGAGATCAGGTTCGTGGTGATTGCCGCGCCCGGCAGCGCCGCGCTGCGCAGCGCGCCCGACGCGCTGGTGCGCGCCGTGGTGGACGCCTGCTGCGCCTGA
- a CDS encoding deoxyguanosinetriphosphate triphosphohydrolase, whose amino-acid sequence MTQKFERPPYACDPARSRGRRHAEAAAPTRTEYQRDRDRIVHSTAFRRLVYKTQVFLNHEGDLFRTRLTHSLEVAQLGRSIARSLGLDEDLVEAIALAHDLGHTPFGHAGQDALNDCMVDHGGFEHNLQSLRVVDQLEERYPAFDGLNLTFETREGILKHCSRANAQRLEAQEPGGVARRFLEHTQPSLEAQLCNLADEIAYNAHDIDDGVRSGLITLEQLQEVALFDGYRVQTLREYPQLQGRRLLYEAIRRMLSAQVYDVIDAARAALQVAHPHSVDEVRLDAPLVRFGDVMRQSSAALKRFLFQNLYRHPQVVETTAKAQEVVRELFAAYCADPAQMQADFAARRDPFRSVSDYIAGMTDRFAAHEHERLTGRKLFA is encoded by the coding sequence TTGACTCAAAAATTTGAGCGGCCGCCATATGCCTGCGATCCGGCCCGCTCGCGCGGGCGCCGCCACGCGGAGGCGGCCGCGCCCACGCGCACCGAATACCAGCGCGACCGCGACCGCATCGTGCACTCCACGGCGTTTCGCCGGCTGGTTTACAAGACGCAGGTGTTCCTGAACCACGAGGGCGACCTGTTCCGCACGCGGCTCACGCATTCGCTCGAAGTGGCGCAGCTGGGGCGCTCGATTGCGCGCTCGCTCGGCCTCGATGAAGACCTGGTCGAGGCGATCGCGCTGGCGCACGACCTCGGCCACACGCCGTTCGGCCACGCCGGGCAGGACGCGCTGAACGACTGCATGGTGGATCACGGCGGCTTTGAGCACAACCTGCAAAGCCTGCGCGTGGTCGATCAACTCGAGGAGCGCTACCCGGCCTTCGACGGACTCAACCTGACGTTCGAGACGCGCGAGGGCATCCTCAAGCATTGTTCGCGCGCGAATGCGCAGCGGCTCGAGGCGCAAGAGCCGGGCGGCGTCGCGCGGCGCTTCCTGGAACACACCCAGCCCAGCCTGGAGGCGCAGCTGTGCAACCTGGCCGACGAGATCGCCTACAACGCGCACGACATCGACGACGGCGTGCGCTCGGGCTTGATCACGCTCGAGCAGTTGCAGGAGGTTGCGCTGTTCGACGGCTACCGTGTGCAAACGCTGCGCGAATACCCGCAGCTGCAGGGCCGGCGCCTGCTGTACGAGGCCATCCGGCGCATGCTGAGCGCGCAGGTCTACGACGTGATCGATGCCGCGCGCGCGGCGCTGCAGGTGGCGCACCCGCACAGCGTGGACGAGGTGCGGCTGGATGCGCCGCTGGTACGTTTTGGCGACGTCATGCGGCAGAGCTCGGCCGCGCTCAAGCGTTTTCTGTTTCAAAACCTTTACCGGCATCCGCAGGTGGTCGAGACCACCGCGAAGGCGCAGGAAGTGGTGCGCGAGCTGTTTGCCGCGTACTGCGCGGATCCCGCGCAAATGCAGGCCGACTTTGCGGCACGGCGGGACCCGTTCCGCTCGGTGTCGGATTACATCGCCGGCATGACCGACCGCTTTGCCGCGCACGAGCATGAGCGGTTGACCGGCCGCAAGCTGTTTGCATGA
- a CDS encoding CynX/NimT family MFS transporter, whose translation MSQRKGIDPALIVILAGVSAALHVGKLPPAIPVLRDALGVTLVQAGFLLSLVQLAGMTLGLAVGLAADGLGLKRSMVAGLLVLSAAGALGGWAHDASALLGLRAIEGFGFLLATVPAPSLIRLLVAPRRLPVMLGLWGTYMPFGAAVALLLGPVFIGATSWQAWWWLLAGTSFAMTLWLAWAVPADRHRRAPAGHGSAAHAGQQHGWPQRLRQTLTARGPWLVALSFAVYSGQWLAVIGFLPSIYAQAGFSGAATGALTALAAAINMVGNIASGRLLQRGVRPRVLLYAGFVTMGLGTVAAFAELHGSGLPPLLRYAAVLLFSMIGGVIPGTLFSLAVKLAPSERTVSTTVGWMQQWSSFGQFVGPPLVALVASRVGGWQWTWAVTGACSLLGLALARQIGRLVQSLEPSFLQPER comes from the coding sequence ATGAGCCAACGGAAGGGCATCGACCCGGCGCTCATCGTCATTCTGGCGGGGGTGAGCGCGGCGCTGCACGTGGGCAAGCTGCCGCCCGCCATTCCGGTGCTGCGCGATGCGCTCGGCGTCACGCTGGTGCAGGCGGGTTTCTTGCTCTCGCTGGTGCAACTGGCCGGCATGACTTTGGGGCTGGCGGTGGGGCTCGCGGCCGACGGCCTGGGGCTCAAGCGCAGCATGGTGGCCGGGCTGCTGGTGCTGTCGGCGGCCGGTGCGCTGGGCGGCTGGGCGCACGACGCCTCCGCCTTGCTGGGGCTGCGCGCCATCGAGGGCTTTGGCTTTCTGCTCGCGACCGTGCCCGCGCCCAGCCTGATCCGCCTGCTGGTGGCGCCGCGGCGCCTGCCCGTCATGCTGGGCCTGTGGGGCACCTACATGCCGTTCGGCGCCGCCGTGGCGCTGCTGCTCGGGCCGGTGTTCATTGGCGCGACGAGCTGGCAGGCCTGGTGGTGGCTGCTGGCGGGCACGTCGTTTGCCATGACGCTGTGGCTGGCGTGGGCCGTGCCGGCGGACCGGCATCGCCGCGCACCCGCCGGACACGGTTCTGCTGCCCATGCGGGGCAACAACATGGCTGGCCACAGCGCCTGCGCCAGACGCTCACGGCGCGCGGCCCCTGGCTGGTGGCGCTCAGTTTTGCCGTGTATTCGGGGCAGTGGCTGGCCGTGATCGGATTTTTACCCTCCATCTACGCGCAGGCCGGGTTCTCGGGCGCCGCCACCGGCGCGCTCACGGCGCTGGCGGCGGCGATCAACATGGTGGGCAATATTGCCTCGGGCCGGCTGTTGCAGCGCGGCGTGCGCCCACGCGTGCTGCTGTATGCCGGCTTCGTCACCATGGGGCTGGGCACGGTGGCTGCCTTTGCGGAGCTGCACGGCAGCGGCCTGCCACCGCTGTTGCGCTACGCGGCGGTGCTGCTGTTCTCGATGATCGGCGGCGTGATTCCGGGCACGCTGTTCTCGCTCGCGGTCAAGCTCGCGCCGAGCGAACGCACCGTCTCCACCACGGTCGGCTGGATGCAGCAGTGGTCGTCCTTCGGCCAGTTTGTCGGGCCGCCACTGGTCGCCTTGGTCGCCAGCCGCGTCGGCGGCTGGCAATGGACCTGGGCCGTCACGGGCGCCTGTTCGCTGCTGGGCCTGGCGCTGGCGCGGCAGATCGGGCGGCTGGTCCAATCCCTGGAACCCTCCTTCCTGCAACCGGAGCGTTGA
- a CDS encoding DUF1415 domain-containing protein, which produces MTPQDLPTFHATVQQGMRRWLERAVIGLNLCPFAKAVHVKGQVHYVVSAARDPQALLVDLEFELKDLVAQDPQARDTTLLIAPHALQQFADFNDFLAEADAALLRLELDGIVQIASFHPQYRFAGTDVDDITNFTNRAPYPTLHLLREDSVDRAVAAFPEAGQIYEANMQTLEKLGHAGWDALDVGPTRGKIKP; this is translated from the coding sequence ATGACGCCACAGGACTTGCCCACCTTTCACGCCACCGTGCAGCAGGGCATGCGCCGCTGGCTGGAGCGCGCCGTGATTGGCCTGAACCTGTGCCCGTTTGCCAAGGCGGTGCATGTGAAGGGGCAGGTTCATTACGTAGTGAGCGCGGCGCGCGACCCACAGGCGTTGCTGGTCGATCTGGAATTTGAGCTAAAAGACCTTGTAGCCCAGGACCCACAAGCGCGGGATACTACGCTTTTGATAGCGCCGCATGCCTTGCAGCAGTTTGCCGACTTCAACGATTTTCTGGCCGAGGCGGACGCGGCCCTGCTCCGGCTCGAACTCGATGGCATCGTCCAGATCGCCAGTTTTCACCCGCAGTACCGGTTTGCCGGCACCGACGTGGACGACATCACCAACTTCACGAACCGTGCGCCATACCCCACGCTGCACCTGCTGCGCGAAGACAGCGTGGACCGCGCCGTGGCCGCGTTTCCCGAGGCCGGGCAGATTTACGAGGCCAATATGCAAACGCTCGAAAAACTGGGCCACGCGGGCTGGGACGCGCTGGACGTCGGGCCCACGCGTGGCAAGATCAAGCCATGA
- a CDS encoding class I SAM-dependent methyltransferase, protein MKPPKIAPAGAMSAIAPEIRPGQSLELLKELHILTREGKLNQDSRRKLKQVYHLYQFIEKLLLELPASDAGITLADHGAGKSYLGFILYDLFFKTLALGQIYGIETRPELVQKSRELAARLGFGRMHFLNLSVAESAESAELPERIDVVTALHACDTATDDAIAFGLQKHAQFMVLVPCCQAEVASCLRQNKALALARTPLAELWRHPLHTRELGSQITNVLRCLYLEASGYQVTVTELVGWEHSLKNELIIARYTGQKKRSAAERLRAVLEEFGLTALLETRFKQSSTGSEAATAGS, encoded by the coding sequence ATGAAGCCTCCCAAAATTGCGCCCGCTGGTGCTATGTCCGCCATTGCGCCCGAAATCCGCCCTGGCCAGTCGCTCGAACTGCTCAAGGAGCTGCACATCCTCACGCGCGAGGGCAAACTCAACCAGGACTCGCGGCGCAAGCTCAAGCAGGTCTACCACCTGTACCAGTTCATCGAGAAGCTGCTGCTGGAGCTGCCTGCGTCGGACGCGGGCATCACGCTGGCCGACCACGGCGCCGGCAAATCGTACCTGGGCTTCATCCTCTACGACCTGTTTTTCAAGACGCTCGCGCTAGGGCAAATCTACGGCATCGAGACCCGGCCCGAGCTGGTGCAAAAGTCGCGAGAACTGGCCGCACGGCTGGGCTTCGGGCGCATGCATTTCCTGAACCTCAGCGTTGCCGAGTCGGCCGAGTCCGCCGAGCTGCCGGAGCGGATCGACGTGGTCACGGCGCTGCATGCCTGCGACACCGCGACCGACGACGCGATCGCCTTCGGCCTGCAAAAGCACGCGCAGTTCATGGTGCTGGTGCCGTGCTGCCAGGCCGAAGTGGCGAGCTGCCTGCGCCAGAACAAGGCGCTCGCGCTGGCGCGCACGCCGCTGGCCGAACTCTGGCGCCACCCGCTGCACACGCGCGAACTCGGCAGCCAGATCACCAATGTGCTGCGCTGCCTGTACCTGGAGGCCAGCGGCTACCAGGTCACGGTGACCGAGCTGGTGGGCTGGGAGCACAGCCTGAAGAACGAGCTCATCATCGCGCGCTACACCGGCCAGAAAAAGCGCAGCGCCGCCGAGCGGCTGCGCGCGGTGCTGGAAGAGTTTGGTCTGACGGCCTTGCTGGAGACCCGGTTCAAACAGTCGTCCACCGGATCGGAGGCCGCAACAGCGGGGTCATAA
- a CDS encoding putative quinol monooxygenase — MIHILAKITAQPQAAAAVRDALVELVGHSRKEAGCVSYALYQRGDDPAQFQTVEEWRDAAAADAHMTTPHIGAALAKVGSLLAAPPEIVRFDKLA, encoded by the coding sequence ATGATCCACATTCTCGCCAAAATCACGGCCCAACCGCAGGCGGCCGCGGCGGTGCGCGACGCCCTCGTGGAGCTCGTTGGCCATTCGCGCAAGGAGGCGGGTTGCGTGTCTTACGCGCTGTATCAGCGTGGCGACGACCCGGCCCAGTTCCAGACCGTCGAGGAATGGCGCGATGCGGCCGCGGCCGATGCGCACATGACGACCCCGCATATCGGCGCCGCCTTGGCAAAGGTCGGCTCGCTGCTGGCAGCGCCGCCCGAGATCGTGCGCTTCGACAAGCTCGCCTGA
- a CDS encoding DsrE family protein yields MRRIARFFAALLASVLLCSVALAQDKVVYHIDDAQAQATRALRNIRNHLDVAPDTKIVVVTHAEGVDFLMEGARDKKNPNIDYAALVSALRARGVTFEVCEITLKNRGLKKDQFILDADFTPSGVVLIGQLQYREHYAYIKP; encoded by the coding sequence ATGCGCCGTATTGCCCGATTTTTTGCCGCGCTGCTCGCCAGTGTCCTGCTTTGCAGTGTCGCGCTGGCGCAAGACAAGGTGGTCTACCACATCGACGACGCCCAGGCGCAAGCCACCAGGGCGCTACGCAATATCCGCAACCACCTCGACGTCGCCCCTGACACGAAGATCGTCGTTGTGACGCATGCCGAGGGCGTCGATTTCCTGATGGAGGGTGCGCGCGACAAAAAGAATCCGAACATCGACTACGCCGCGCTGGTCAGCGCACTGCGGGCCCGGGGCGTGACTTTCGAGGTCTGCGAGATCACGCTCAAGAACCGCGGCCTCAAGAAGGACCAGTTCATCCTGGATGCGGATTTCACGCCCTCCGGCGTGGTGCTGATCGGCCAGCTGCAGTACCGTGAGCATTACGCCTACATCAAGCCTTGA